One genomic window of Thermofilaceae archaeon includes the following:
- a CDS encoding DUF1667 domain-containing protein encodes MSEVELICILCPASCTLRAKRTDGGLEVEGYGCARGVEYARQELTEPLRHVMTVVKVRNGDLPVVSVVTRKPVPKDCVREVVKATAHLEVEAPVEIGQVVLEGPCGATLVATRRVRRVERGGG; translated from the coding sequence GTGAGTGAGGTCGAGCTCATCTGCATCCTCTGCCCCGCCAGCTGCACGCTCAGAGCGAAAAGGACCGATGGGGGCCTGGAGGTGGAGGGCTACGGGTGCGCCAGAGGAGTGGAGTACGCGAGGCAGGAGCTGACGGAGCCGCTGCGCCACGTGATGACCGTCGTGAAGGTGCGGAACGGAGACCTACCCGTTGTCTCCGTAGTGACGAGGAAGCCCGTACCGAAGGACTGCGTGAGAGAGGTGGTGAAGGCTACAGCCCACCTCGAGGTTGAAGCGCCCGTCGAGATCGGGCAGGTGGTACTGGAGGGCCCCTGCGGCGCCACGCTGGTGGCGACGAGGAGGGTGAGGAGGGTTGAGCGCGGGGGAGGCTAG